A DNA window from Melospiza georgiana isolate bMelGeo1 unplaced genomic scaffold, bMelGeo1.pri scaffold_51, whole genome shotgun sequence contains the following coding sequences:
- the LOC131096538 gene encoding olfactory receptor 14J1-like translates to MSNSSSIRHFLLLALADTRQLQLLHFCLLLGISLAALLGNGLIISAVACSHHLHTPMFFFLLNLALSDLGSICTTVPKAMHNSLWDTRDISYTGCAAQLFFFVIFISAELSLLTIMCYDRYVSICKPLHYGTLLGSRACAHMAAAAWATAFLNALMHTANTFSLPLCHGNVLGQFFCEVPQILKLSCSHSNLRELGLIVVSLCLSFGCFVFIVFSYVQIFRAVLRIPSEQGRHKAFSTCLPHLAVVSLFISTGIFAHLKPPSLSSPSMDLSVSVLYSVVTPALHPLIYSLRNQELKAAVWRLMTG, encoded by the coding sequence atgtccaacagcagctccatcaggcacttcctcctgctggcattggcagacacgcggcagctgcagctcctgcacttctgcctcttactgggcatctccctggctgccctcctgggcaatggcctcatcatcagcgccgtagcctgcagccaccacctgcacacgcccatgttcttcttcctgctcaacctggccctcagtgacctgggctcaatctgcaccactgtccccaaagccatgcacaattccctctgggacaccagggacatctcctacactggatgtgctgcacagctctttttctttgtgatcttcatctcagcagagctttctctcctgaccatcatgtgctacgaccgctatgtctccatctgcaaacccctgcactatgggaccctcctgggcagcagagcttgtgcccacatggcagcagctgcctgggccactgcctttctcaatgctctcatgcacacagccaatacattttccctgcccctgtgccatggcaatgttctgggccagttcttctgtgaagtcccacagatcctcaagctctcctgctcccactCCAACCTCAGGGAACTTGGGCTCATTGTGGTTAGCCTTTGTTTATCATTTGGTTgctttgtgttcattgttttctcgtatgtgcagatcttcagggctgtgctgaggatcccctctgagcagggacggcacaaagccttttccacctgcctccctcacctggctgtggtgtCCTTGTTTATCAGCACTGGCATATTTGCTCACTTAAAGCCCCCTTCCCTGTCCTCCCCATCCATGGATCTGTCAGTATCAGTTCTGTACTCCGTGgtgactccagctctgcaccccctcatctacagcctgaggaaccaggagctcaaggctgcagtatggagactgatgactggatga